Proteins from one Parvibaculum lavamentivorans DS-1 genomic window:
- a CDS encoding TadE/TadG family type IV pilus assembly protein has product MNAKKGRQGRRFGFIRAKEGSVAVEFSMLAIPFFALLYALIETCIVYFATSNLDSVVADAGRLVRTGQVQAGGMSEAQFKGYICDRMTLVSNCASDLRVDVRNFTSFNGVSFPPLIDANGNVVENTVFQPGNAGDIVLVRVYYTWGVMSPGLIGLSNVQGNGRLIAASVAFRNEPFSTAVPTT; this is encoded by the coding sequence ATGAATGCCAAAAAGGGACGGCAAGGACGGCGGTTCGGCTTCATTCGCGCAAAGGAAGGCAGCGTCGCCGTCGAATTCAGCATGCTCGCGATTCCCTTCTTCGCGCTTCTCTATGCGTTGATCGAAACCTGCATTGTTTATTTTGCGACCTCGAACCTCGACAGCGTCGTCGCGGATGCCGGACGCCTGGTGCGCACGGGACAGGTTCAGGCGGGCGGAATGTCGGAAGCCCAGTTCAAGGGCTACATTTGCGACCGGATGACGCTGGTCAGCAATTGCGCATCCGATCTTCGCGTTGACGTGCGGAATTTCACCAGTTTCAACGGTGTCAGCTTTCCGCCTCTGATCGACGCAAACGGCAATGTCGTCGAAAACACTGTTTTCCAGCCGGGCAACGCGGGCGACATCGTCCTTGTCCGTGTCTACTACACCTGGGGCGTCATGAGCCCCGGACTTATCGGGCTTTCCAACGTGCAAGGTAACGGCCGCCTTATCGCCGCCAGCGTTGCGTTTCGCAACGAGCCCTTCAGCACCGCCGTTCCGACGACGTAG
- the lepA gene encoding translation elongation factor 4: MTDLSHIRNFSIIAHIDHGKSTLADRLIQLCGGLSVREMKEQVLDSMDIERERGITIKAQTVRLDYKAANGEMYELNLIDTPGHVDFAYEVNRSLAACEGSLLVVDASQGVEAQTLANVYHALDVNHEIVPVLNKIDLPAAEPAKTRQQIEDVIGLDASEAVEISAKSGIGIPDVLEAIVNRLPPPKGDLSAPLKAMLVDSWYDAYLGVVVLVRIIDGELKKGQRIKMMGTGGTYTIDNVGIFRPKKETVASLTPGEIGFFTASIKEVADTRVGDTVTEEKRPCAQALPGFKPAQPVVFCGLFPVDAAEFEDLRDAMGRLRLNDASFEFEMETSAALGFGFRCGFLGLLHLEIVRERLEREFNIDLITTAPSVIYQLHMNDGSIIEMHNPADMPDTMKIDHIEEPWIRATILVPDEYLGAVLKLCEDRRGHQVDLTYAGSRAMLVYRLPLNEVVLDFYDRLKSVSRGYASFDYHIEGYETGDLVKMTILVNEELVDALSTVVHRSRAEQRGRVMCEKLKELIPKHLFKIPIQAAIGGRIVARETISAMRKDVTAKCYGGDVSRKRKLLDKQKEGKKKMRQFGRVEIPQDAFISALKMDAN, translated from the coding sequence ATGACCGATCTCTCTCATATCCGCAATTTCTCGATCATCGCCCATATCGACCACGGCAAGTCGACGCTTGCCGACCGGTTGATTCAGCTCTGTGGCGGCCTGTCCGTGCGGGAAATGAAGGAGCAGGTGCTCGACTCGATGGATATCGAGCGTGAGCGCGGCATCACCATCAAGGCGCAGACGGTCCGCCTCGACTACAAGGCCGCGAATGGCGAGATGTATGAGCTCAACCTCATCGACACGCCCGGCCATGTCGACTTCGCCTATGAGGTGAACCGCTCTCTGGCGGCCTGCGAGGGCTCGCTGCTGGTCGTGGATGCCAGCCAGGGCGTCGAGGCACAGACCCTGGCCAACGTCTATCACGCGCTCGACGTGAACCACGAAATCGTGCCTGTGCTCAACAAGATCGACCTGCCGGCCGCAGAGCCCGCGAAGACACGCCAGCAGATCGAGGATGTGATCGGCCTCGACGCATCGGAGGCGGTGGAGATTTCAGCCAAGAGCGGCATCGGCATTCCGGACGTGCTGGAGGCGATCGTCAATCGCTTGCCGCCGCCGAAGGGTGACCTTTCCGCGCCGTTGAAGGCGATGCTGGTCGACAGCTGGTATGACGCCTATCTGGGCGTTGTCGTACTCGTCCGCATCATCGACGGCGAGCTGAAGAAGGGCCAGCGCATCAAGATGATGGGCACCGGCGGCACATATACGATCGACAATGTCGGCATTTTCCGGCCGAAGAAGGAGACCGTCGCCAGCCTGACACCGGGCGAGATCGGCTTCTTCACGGCATCGATCAAGGAAGTCGCGGATACGCGGGTCGGCGACACGGTGACGGAAGAAAAACGCCCCTGCGCGCAGGCGCTGCCCGGCTTCAAGCCGGCGCAGCCGGTGGTCTTCTGCGGCTTGTTCCCTGTGGACGCTGCGGAGTTCGAAGATCTGCGCGATGCCATGGGCCGCTTGCGGCTCAACGATGCGAGTTTCGAATTCGAGATGGAAACCTCTGCGGCACTTGGCTTCGGCTTCCGCTGCGGCTTTCTGGGGCTGCTGCATCTCGAAATTGTGCGTGAGCGGCTGGAACGCGAATTCAACATCGATCTCATCACTACCGCGCCCTCGGTCATCTATCAGTTGCATATGAACGACGGCTCGATAATCGAGATGCATAACCCGGCGGACATGCCGGACACGATGAAGATCGACCACATCGAAGAGCCGTGGATCCGCGCGACAATCCTCGTGCCGGACGAATATCTGGGCGCAGTGCTGAAGCTTTGTGAAGACCGGCGCGGCCATCAGGTCGACCTCACCTATGCAGGCTCGCGCGCGATGCTGGTCTACCGCCTGCCGCTCAACGAAGTCGTGCTCGATTTTTACGACCGGTTGAAGTCCGTCAGCCGTGGCTATGCGAGCTTCGACTACCACATCGAGGGCTACGAGACGGGCGATCTTGTCAAGATGACCATCCTCGTCAATGAGGAGCTGGTCGATGCGCTTTCGACCGTCGTACACCGCAGCCGCGCCGAACAGCGCGGCCGGGTGATGTGTGAGAAGCTCAAGGAACTGATCCCGAAGCACCTCTTCAAGATTCCAATCCAGGCGGCAATCGGCGGCCGCATCGTGGCGCGTGAAACGATCTCGGCCATGCGCAAGGACGTGACGGCGAAGTGCTATGGCGGCGACGTGAGCCGCAAGCGCAAGCTGCTGGACAAGCAGAAAGAGGGAAAGAAGAAGATGCGCCAGTTCGGCCGCGTCGAAATCCCCCAGGATGCTTTCATCTCGGCACTAAAAATGGACGCCAACTAG
- a CDS encoding Flp family type IVb pilin, whose protein sequence is MSQFLKSFVKNESGATAIEYGLIAAGIAVVIIVAVDSVGAALITQFTAIATAIN, encoded by the coding sequence ATGAGCCAGTTTTTGAAGTCTTTCGTGAAGAACGAGTCCGGCGCGACCGCCATCGAGTACGGCCTGATTGCCGCTGGCATCGCCGTGGTCATCATCGTCGCGGTGGACAGCGTGGGTGCAGCGTTGATCACGCAGTTCACGGCTATCGCAACTGCGATCAACTAA
- a CDS encoding TadE/TadG family type IV pilus assembly protein, with the protein MLTARGLKRFLRNCAGIAAVEFALIFPVMIAFYFGSIETTNMLTANRRVTSVAYTAADITAQATSISNSDLADIFAASSAILAPFSTTPLKVRITSVVAYSSNIAKVAWSDGLNIAPRSTGSTVSLPSGLTTAGSSVIMAEVTYSYVSPISEAITETITFTDTAYLKPRRAISVARTN; encoded by the coding sequence ATGCTCACCGCCCGCGGGCTCAAGCGCTTCCTGCGCAATTGCGCGGGCATCGCGGCAGTCGAGTTCGCCCTCATCTTTCCCGTCATGATCGCGTTCTATTTCGGATCGATCGAAACCACCAATATGCTCACAGCCAACAGGCGTGTGACGTCGGTTGCCTATACGGCTGCGGACATTACCGCCCAGGCAACCTCGATCAGCAATTCGGATCTTGCCGACATCTTCGCCGCCAGCTCCGCCATTCTCGCTCCTTTCAGCACCACTCCGCTCAAGGTGCGGATCACGAGCGTCGTGGCCTATTCGAGCAACATAGCCAAGGTGGCATGGAGCGACGGCCTCAACATTGCGCCGCGATCGACGGGTTCAACCGTCTCTTTGCCCTCCGGTCTCACGACAGCCGGGTCGAGCGTCATCATGGCCGAGGTCACTTATTCCTATGTTTCTCCCATCAGCGAAGCGATTACCGAGACGATCACTTTCACTGACACGGCTTATCTGAAGCCACGCCGCGCCATTTCCGTAGCGCGGACAAACTGA
- a CDS encoding Crp/Fnr family transcriptional regulator, protein MTGGAMSDRTRAADDAQTLAGITVLAALPPRELALLAVECEWRKVSQNEIVLNLAQGDKLEGVSFVVRGGVRLARSLGPAGRIAYIDVDAGGQFGEMAVFGVGEVDLTVIAREDGLIAQMPEARFVELLSREESVSRALLCQYARLLRAADTGARADNYPGRSAAEGTGAQRVYAELLALAEPQRDAGGEDCLFIARLPRHRELASRVDTTEEVVARAIAELVRLGIATRAYPGLRIGDQAAFKTLCEPH, encoded by the coding sequence ATGACGGGCGGCGCGATGAGCGATCGAACCCGGGCAGCCGACGATGCCCAGACGCTCGCCGGCATTACTGTTCTTGCAGCGCTGCCGCCGCGGGAACTTGCGTTGTTGGCCGTTGAGTGCGAATGGCGAAAAGTCTCGCAAAACGAAATCGTGCTGAACCTCGCTCAAGGCGACAAGCTGGAAGGCGTCTCTTTTGTCGTTCGCGGCGGTGTTCGTCTTGCCCGAAGCCTCGGGCCTGCCGGCCGCATTGCCTATATTGATGTCGATGCGGGCGGCCAGTTCGGCGAGATGGCCGTTTTTGGCGTCGGTGAGGTCGACCTGACGGTCATCGCGCGGGAAGACGGTCTCATAGCTCAGATGCCCGAAGCGCGTTTTGTGGAGCTCCTTTCCCGCGAGGAATCCGTTTCCCGGGCGCTGCTGTGCCAATACGCCCGTCTGCTCCGCGCGGCCGATACGGGCGCCAGGGCTGACAATTACCCCGGCCGCAGTGCTGCCGAAGGAACGGGTGCCCAGCGTGTATATGCCGAACTCCTGGCGCTGGCCGAACCGCAAAGGGACGCGGGAGGCGAAGATTGCCTGTTCATCGCCCGGCTGCCGCGCCATCGCGAGCTTGCATCAAGGGTCGATACGACGGAGGAGGTTGTGGCCCGGGCAATTGCGGAGCTTGTGCGCCTCGGTATTGCGACGCGTGCCTATCCTGGATTGCGCATCGGCGATCAGGCAGCTTTCAAGACGCTATGTGAGCCACATTAG
- a CDS encoding pilus assembly protein N-terminal domain-containing protein → MRVSRIGKNISRVFYTAAIGAACAGLAVSASQAADFQVEMNKSKALHLGQPASTVMVGNPSIADVTVEGSKLLYVMGRSYGRTNIIALDSSGETILDINVNVVSQSASTVTLTRGGGQYTYNCTPRCERVPTIGDSPEAFDELMKQTSGAVGAGVSSSPSSNGGSISDNTPR, encoded by the coding sequence ATGCGCGTATCCCGCATTGGCAAGAACATCTCCCGTGTCTTTTACACTGCGGCCATTGGCGCCGCGTGTGCCGGGCTGGCGGTGAGTGCCTCCCAAGCGGCCGACTTCCAGGTAGAGATGAACAAGTCGAAGGCGCTTCACCTCGGCCAGCCCGCTTCGACCGTGATGGTCGGCAACCCTTCTATTGCAGATGTAACGGTGGAAGGGTCAAAGCTTCTTTATGTCATGGGCCGTAGCTATGGTCGTACGAACATCATCGCGCTCGACAGTAGCGGCGAAACGATCCTCGATATCAATGTGAACGTCGTCTCGCAAAGCGCATCTACAGTCACGCTGACACGCGGCGGCGGCCAATATACCTATAATTGCACGCCTCGCTGCGAGCGCGTCCCAACAATTGGCGACAGTCCCGAGGCTTTTGACGAACTCATGAAACAAACCTCCGGCGCGGTCGGAGCCGGCGTCAGCTCGAGCCCGAGCTCCAATGGGGGCAGCATCTCTGACAATACGCCACGCTGA
- a CDS encoding enoyl-CoA hydratase-related protein has protein sequence MELKTIRYELTDGIATVTLSRPKRRNAWTGRMHTEYRWVLAEADKDPAVRVIVVTGDPEGQAFCAGADMAALEGHSEKGRYDSGTTADIAKPGFGVAPEFDATFAYHFGLTKPVIAAINGAAAGVGLVLATFADLRFCAAGVKFTAAHGRFNFPAEFGLSWVLPRIVGLTHANDILLSSRVFTAEEAMEMGFLNKLLPPEGLMPHVMDYARKLADGVSPGSLRETKKQIYTDLHRDAAGAVTAAERLLEEMIKHPDYKEGVKAWMEKRRAEWQG, from the coding sequence ATGGAACTCAAGACCATCCGCTACGAGCTCACTGACGGCATCGCGACGGTTACGCTGTCGCGCCCCAAACGGCGCAATGCCTGGACGGGCCGGATGCACACCGAATATCGCTGGGTGCTGGCGGAAGCCGACAAGGACCCTGCGGTCCGCGTCATCGTCGTGACGGGAGATCCGGAGGGGCAGGCCTTTTGCGCGGGTGCGGATATGGCCGCGCTCGAAGGCCATTCCGAGAAGGGCCGCTACGACAGCGGCACCACGGCGGACATTGCAAAGCCGGGCTTCGGCGTCGCGCCCGAATTCGACGCGACTTTTGCCTATCATTTCGGGCTGACGAAACCCGTCATCGCCGCCATCAACGGGGCGGCGGCGGGCGTCGGTCTCGTGCTTGCGACCTTTGCCGATCTGCGCTTCTGCGCGGCCGGCGTGAAATTCACCGCCGCGCATGGGCGTTTCAACTTCCCGGCGGAATTCGGCCTCTCCTGGGTGCTGCCCCGGATCGTCGGCCTGACCCATGCCAATGACATCCTGCTCTCCAGCCGCGTCTTCACCGCCGAGGAGGCTATGGAAATGGGCTTCCTCAACAAGCTGCTGCCGCCGGAAGGCCTCATGCCGCATGTCATGGATTATGCGCGGAAGCTGGCGGACGGCGTCTCGCCGGGTTCCCTCCGGGAGACCAAAAAGCAGATTTATACCGACCTCCACAGGGATGCGGCAGGCGCTGTCACGGCCGCCGAGCGCCTGTTGGAGGAGATGATCAAGCACCCGGACTACAAGGAGGGGGTAAAAGCCTGGATGGAGAAGCGCCGGGCCGAGTGGCAGGGCTAG
- the cpaB gene encoding Flp pilus assembly protein CpaB, whose amino-acid sequence MNPVRIGVLVLALVAAGLAALLARGLVSGNDEPVEQKVVEAPTTEVLVASSNLQLGQRIGGGDLRWQRWPDTSLNGAYITRNQSPAALEEYTGSVARASLLSGEPVTSEKLVTLTGAGFMSALIEPGMRATAISITPETSAGGFILPNDRVDIVDLAKGQTILRNIRVLAIDQRFDEKAGEQVAVGRTATLELTPAQVEVVSVAEAEGRIGLSLRSMAEQDLAGSEKTVAEGGSVVKVVRYGTAQNVRVK is encoded by the coding sequence GTGAACCCCGTACGTATAGGAGTTCTGGTTCTGGCGCTCGTTGCCGCAGGTCTCGCGGCACTTCTCGCGCGCGGCCTCGTGTCGGGCAATGATGAACCCGTCGAACAGAAGGTCGTCGAGGCGCCAACTACAGAAGTGCTCGTGGCCAGCAGCAATCTGCAGCTCGGCCAACGTATTGGCGGCGGCGACCTGCGCTGGCAGCGCTGGCCTGACACCTCGCTGAACGGAGCTTATATCACTCGCAATCAGAGCCCCGCCGCGCTCGAGGAATACACGGGCAGCGTCGCCCGCGCGAGCCTTCTCAGCGGGGAGCCGGTGACCTCTGAAAAACTCGTTACACTGACGGGCGCCGGCTTCATGTCGGCCTTGATCGAGCCCGGGATGCGCGCGACCGCGATCAGCATCACGCCGGAAACCAGCGCCGGCGGCTTCATCCTGCCCAATGACCGGGTGGACATCGTTGATCTCGCGAAAGGTCAAACGATTTTGCGCAACATTCGAGTTCTCGCGATCGATCAGCGCTTTGACGAAAAGGCCGGAGAACAGGTTGCGGTCGGCAGGACAGCGACGCTTGAGCTGACGCCTGCTCAGGTCGAAGTGGTATCCGTCGCCGAAGCGGAAGGCCGGATCGGCCTCTCGCTTCGCAGCATGGCGGAGCAGGACCTTGCCGGCAGTGAGAAGACCGTGGCCGAGGGCGGCTCGGTTGTGAAAGTTGTGCGCTACGGAACCGCGCAGAACGTGCGTGTGAAGTAA
- a CDS encoding TadE/TadG family type IV pilus assembly protein → MRRIQKLLGALWQDRRGNFAAIFAIAIIPVVAAAGATVDISRAYIVESRLKAALDASALAVGGATGMTTSQMQAMAQSFFNANYPASKLGVPGTLSVSQSGNVVSLSVHAQLPTTLMGVVGINTLNVSATSQVTRMGKKLEVALVLDNTGSMASGGRMTVLKTAAKNLITTVSAAATNPGDVKVAIVPFNVDVNIGTTNENVSWLHWDEFTPSGGGGNGNGNCNIIQILLGLCNNNNNSNSHAGWEGCVMDRDQNYDAQNTFPPPNPGGSNATRYPASNSDSDNSNCNLQTIMPLSTNWSALNSHIDAMASAGNTNTTIGLAWGWNMLTQGGPLSSAAAPAANLDKVIVFLTDGDNTRNRWSNNSNTINARTTLICNNIKAAGIKVYSVRVIEGNATLIRNCATEPGMYYSVTTASELTSVFASIAQSLSNLRISR, encoded by the coding sequence ATGCGGCGTATTCAAAAACTTCTCGGAGCTTTGTGGCAAGACCGTCGTGGCAATTTCGCGGCCATCTTCGCCATAGCAATTATTCCGGTGGTTGCGGCAGCCGGCGCCACCGTCGATATCTCACGCGCTTATATCGTCGAAAGCCGGCTCAAGGCTGCGCTCGATGCCTCCGCGCTCGCGGTTGGAGGCGCGACGGGGATGACGACGTCACAGATGCAGGCGATGGCGCAAAGCTTCTTCAACGCGAACTATCCAGCGTCGAAACTCGGCGTTCCAGGCACATTGTCCGTTTCGCAGTCCGGAAATGTAGTCTCGTTGTCGGTGCATGCCCAGCTTCCCACAACCCTCATGGGCGTTGTCGGCATCAATACGCTCAACGTCAGTGCGACATCCCAGGTTACCCGCATGGGAAAGAAGCTTGAAGTCGCCCTCGTACTCGACAATACCGGATCGATGGCTTCCGGAGGTCGAATGACCGTACTGAAGACAGCGGCCAAAAATCTGATCACGACAGTCTCTGCCGCGGCGACTAACCCGGGCGATGTCAAGGTTGCGATTGTACCTTTCAATGTCGATGTCAACATCGGTACGACGAACGAGAATGTCAGCTGGCTTCACTGGGACGAATTCACACCAAGCGGTGGCGGCGGAAACGGCAACGGCAACTGTAACATCATCCAGATACTGCTCGGACTGTGTAACAATAATAACAACTCCAATTCGCATGCCGGATGGGAAGGTTGCGTCATGGACCGCGACCAGAACTATGATGCGCAGAACACTTTTCCGCCACCGAACCCCGGGGGCTCAAACGCGACACGTTATCCGGCGAGCAATAGCGACAGCGACAATAGTAACTGCAATCTGCAGACGATCATGCCGCTTTCAACCAACTGGTCCGCGCTCAACTCGCATATTGATGCTATGGCCTCCGCCGGCAACACGAACACGACAATTGGTCTTGCCTGGGGTTGGAACATGCTGACGCAGGGCGGGCCCTTGTCTTCTGCGGCAGCACCGGCTGCCAATCTGGACAAGGTGATCGTGTTTCTGACCGATGGCGACAATACAAGAAACAGATGGAGCAACAATTCCAATACGATCAATGCGCGCACGACGCTGATCTGCAACAACATCAAGGCGGCCGGCATCAAAGTCTATTCGGTCCGAGTGATCGAGGGAAATGCAACGCTCATCCGAAACTGCGCGACCGAGCCGGGCATGTATTACAGCGTCACGACGGCGAGCGAGCTGACATCCGTGTTCGCTTCGATCGCGCAGTCCTTGTCCAACCTGCGCATCAGCAGGTAA
- the pheT gene encoding phenylalanine--tRNA ligase subunit beta, with protein MKFTLSWLKQPLETEATLDEIVERLTMLGLEVEGVEDPAKKLGVFTVAKVLEAKPHPDADKLQVLKVEALVEGEVKQLQVVCGAPNARAGLTGVFAPPGATIPANGMVLKPTKIRGVESNGMMCSERELELSDEHEGIIDLKGDWKVGTPAAEVLGRNDPVIEIAITPNRPDCLGVYGVARDLAAAGLGRLREGNFPPVQGKFESPIGIKLEFPSGAENACPVFAGRLIRGVKNGPSPDWLQNWLKAVGLRPINALVDITNFISLDRGRPLHVYDASKLTGDIRARLGREGEKLVALDGKTYDVKPDYCVIADDARVLGLAGVMGGEESGSTAETVDVFIESAYFDPYRTARTGRDTGIISDARYRFERGVDPQFVRPGLELATKMILEFCGGEPSNIVVAGEEPDTSKTIDFDPARIEKLTGLSLPQSETMRILSALGFKVLEEGSRKLSVSVPSWRPDIDGQADLVEEVVRVHGLNEVKSVALPRLHAVAKPVLSSRQRRERMARRALAARGLVEAVTWSFIPERDAVLFGGGNAAPLLKLANPISADMSHMRPSLLAGLIAAAGRNMARGFPDVGMFEVGQQFESDEPSGQVLAASGIRRGTARPQGAGRHWQGKSGPAEAMDAKADAVALLAALGAPVANFQIGADAPAWYHPGRSGVFRLGPKNVIGYFGELHPRVLDDMDVAGPIVGFEIFPDAIPEPKRKPTRAKPPLELSDLQPVRRDFAFVVSEGVTADQLLRAAKGADKKLITDVSLFDVFEGGSLGEGQKSLAIEVTLQPVEKTLTDEEIDAVSKRIVVAVEKATGGALRG; from the coding sequence GTGAAGTTCACACTGTCCTGGCTGAAACAGCCGCTCGAAACGGAAGCAACGCTCGACGAGATCGTCGAACGCCTGACCATGCTCGGCCTCGAGGTCGAAGGCGTCGAAGACCCGGCGAAGAAACTCGGCGTCTTCACCGTCGCCAAGGTGCTGGAAGCAAAGCCGCATCCCGACGCCGACAAGCTGCAGGTGCTGAAGGTCGAAGCACTGGTCGAAGGCGAAGTGAAGCAGTTGCAGGTGGTCTGCGGCGCGCCGAACGCGCGCGCGGGACTGACCGGTGTGTTTGCACCGCCCGGCGCGACTATCCCAGCCAACGGCATGGTGCTGAAGCCGACGAAAATCCGCGGCGTCGAATCGAACGGCATGATGTGTTCGGAGCGCGAGCTTGAACTCTCCGACGAGCATGAGGGCATCATCGACCTGAAAGGCGACTGGAAGGTCGGCACGCCGGCGGCTGAAGTTTTGGGCCGCAATGATCCCGTCATCGAAATCGCGATCACGCCGAACCGCCCGGATTGCCTAGGCGTCTACGGTGTCGCACGCGATCTCGCGGCGGCGGGCCTCGGACGTTTGCGTGAGGGCAATTTCCCGCCGGTGCAGGGCAAGTTCGAAAGCCCCATCGGCATCAAGCTGGAATTCCCGTCGGGTGCTGAAAACGCCTGCCCGGTTTTCGCCGGACGCCTGATTCGCGGCGTCAAGAACGGGCCATCGCCGGACTGGCTGCAGAACTGGTTGAAGGCTGTCGGCCTGCGCCCGATCAATGCGCTGGTCGACATAACGAACTTCATTTCGCTCGATCGCGGCCGTCCCTTGCATGTTTACGACGCATCGAAACTGACCGGCGATATCCGTGCGCGGCTCGGCCGCGAAGGCGAGAAGCTTGTTGCGCTCGACGGCAAGACCTACGACGTGAAGCCGGACTATTGCGTCATCGCAGACGACGCGCGCGTGCTCGGCCTTGCGGGCGTGATGGGTGGCGAGGAAAGCGGCTCGACGGCGGAGACGGTGGACGTTTTCATCGAGAGCGCGTATTTCGATCCCTATCGCACGGCGCGGACAGGCCGCGACACAGGCATCATCTCCGATGCGCGCTACCGCTTCGAGCGCGGCGTCGACCCGCAATTCGTGCGTCCGGGCCTCGAACTCGCGACGAAGATGATCCTCGAATTCTGCGGCGGCGAGCCGTCGAACATCGTTGTGGCGGGCGAGGAGCCGGATACGTCGAAGACAATCGACTTCGATCCCGCGCGTATCGAGAAACTGACGGGCCTTTCGCTGCCGCAATCGGAAACGATGCGCATTCTCTCCGCGCTCGGCTTCAAGGTTCTCGAAGAGGGAAGCCGGAAGCTTTCGGTGTCGGTCCCGTCATGGCGCCCGGATATCGACGGGCAGGCCGATCTCGTGGAAGAAGTCGTGCGCGTGCACGGCCTCAACGAAGTGAAATCGGTCGCCCTGCCACGGCTTCATGCGGTGGCAAAGCCGGTGCTCTCATCGCGCCAGCGCCGCGAACGCATGGCGCGCCGGGCACTCGCCGCGCGTGGGCTGGTCGAGGCGGTGACCTGGTCGTTCATTCCGGAACGCGATGCGGTTCTCTTCGGCGGCGGCAATGCGGCGCCGTTGCTGAAACTCGCCAATCCGATTTCCGCCGATATGAGCCATATGCGGCCGAGCCTTCTCGCGGGTCTCATTGCCGCAGCGGGCCGCAACATGGCGCGCGGTTTCCCGGACGTGGGGATGTTCGAGGTCGGGCAGCAATTCGAGAGTGACGAGCCTTCGGGCCAAGTGCTGGCGGCAAGCGGCATAAGGCGCGGTACGGCGCGGCCGCAAGGCGCGGGCCGCCACTGGCAGGGCAAGAGCGGGCCCGCCGAGGCGATGGACGCGAAGGCGGATGCCGTCGCGCTGCTCGCGGCGCTCGGCGCGCCGGTCGCGAACTTCCAGATCGGCGCCGACGCACCCGCCTGGTATCACCCGGGCCGTTCGGGCGTCTTCCGTCTCGGGCCGAAGAACGTCATCGGCTATTTCGGCGAGCTGCATCCACGCGTGCTGGACGATATGGACGTGGCAGGCCCGATTGTCGGTTTCGAGATTTTCCCGGATGCGATCCCCGAACCGAAACGGAAACCGACGCGGGCAAAACCGCCACTGGAGCTTTCCGATCTTCAGCCGGTGCGGCGCGATTTTGCCTTCGTCGTCTCGGAGGGCGTGACGGCGGACCAGCTTCTGCGTGCGGCGAAAGGTGCGGACAAGAAACTCATCACGGACGTCTCGCTCTTCGACGTCTTCGAAGGCGGCTCGCTTGGCGAGGGACAGAAGTCGCTCGCCATCGAAGTGACGCTGCAGCCGGTCGAGAAGACGCTGACGGACGAGGAAATCGACGCCGTGTCGAAACGCATCGTCGTGGCGGTGGAGAAAGCGACCGGAGGCGCGTTGCGCGGCTAA
- a CDS encoding A24 family peptidase — MNMLLLVVFPLAMIFGALWDLTTMTIPNLLSIALVAMFALLVPFVGLALQDIALHVAAGLVMLALGMGLFALGWIGGGDAKFVSAIALWIGWSELLGYLLLASIFGGVLTLLLLGFRKMPLPSFMHREWLLRLHDRKSGIPYGVALAAAALVMFERTVWFKFAAHAA; from the coding sequence ATGAACATGCTTCTCCTCGTTGTCTTTCCTCTCGCCATGATCTTCGGCGCCTTGTGGGATCTGACGACGATGACCATTCCGAACCTTCTCTCCATCGCGCTCGTCGCGATGTTCGCATTACTTGTGCCCTTCGTCGGACTGGCCCTTCAGGACATTGCACTTCACGTGGCGGCTGGCCTCGTCATGCTCGCTCTCGGCATGGGCCTTTTTGCGCTTGGCTGGATCGGTGGCGGCGATGCGAAGTTCGTGTCCGCGATTGCGCTGTGGATCGGCTGGTCCGAGCTGCTCGGCTACCTGCTTCTCGCTTCGATTTTCGGAGGGGTCTTGACCCTTCTTCTGCTCGGCTTTCGCAAGATGCCGCTGCCGTCCTTCATGCACCGTGAGTGGCTTCTGCGCCTCCATGATCGCAAGTCCGGCATCCCCTATGGCGTTGCGCTCGCCGCCGCAGCCCTTGTGATGTTCGAGCGGACCGTCTGGTTCAAATTTGCGGCGCATGCCGCGTGA